CGCTCGAAAGGGGAAACGTATTTTCAGCATGCCTTTCTGCCTAAGTTCAACAACATCACGATTGCCGGATTGCTGCTCACCTTGGTCTTGATCTTTTCCTTCCAAGGCGAAGTGATCATTAACAATCCATTGCACATTGTCCTGATCGCGATTCCATTGATCTTGCAAACGGTGCTGATTTTTTTTCTGGCCTATGGTGCGTGTTACCGACTGCATTGCCATCATGACATCGCCGCCCCGGCCGGGATGATCGGCGCTTCGAACTTTTTCGAGCTTTCGGTGGCCGTGGCGATCACATTATTCGGAGCTTCGTCGCCAGTGGTCTTAGCAACAATTGTGGGAGTGTTAGTCGAAGTTCCGGTGATGCTGGCCCTGGTCGCCTATGCCAACCGAACACGAGAATCCTTCTCTCGTTTTGAGGCAAATCACGGGGACTCGTAGTCCTCGTCCACTACGGGAACACTACGGGAAATCGCACCGGTATAGTGGAGCGGCGCAAGCAGCCCGGCCAATTTCGAACTTTTTGTCACCGCAACCGGACGAGCTCCGCGCCGTAATCGCTATCTAAAAAACTAGGATGGCGACGTGCTTAGGTCGCAATGCGTTAGTCGGCTTAGCCCCTGAATCCCGGTCGGTGGCTGTAACTGCCATGGGATGATGGCCACGCGACTGGCTTGCTGTTGACTTACTTCGCGAAGGTACTGCTGTTCGTGCTTCTGACGCTGCTTCATCAGCGGATCGGTTAGCGGCAGCGAGCTCAACACCTGATTGACCACCCACGCATACGGCTCGATCTCGGCACGCCGCAGATCTCGCTGCAGTGCAGCCGCTTCGTGGACCGGAGTGGCTTCTGCCAAGGTGACAATGAGCACGCGTGTGAAGTCCGGATCGCGGAGTCGCGGCAGCAGGTTCTCGACCGCTTCGGGCATCTCACTGGATTGCCGGGTGACTTCGCGGTGGTAAGCCAACGCGGAAACGAGCAACAACACCGTATGGCCGGTCGGAGCCGTGTCGAGTACCACAAATTTGTTTGTCCCCGCAGCAACGGCATCCGCAAACGCGCGGAACACCGCAATTTCCTCGGTACATGGAGACCGCAAATCCTCTTGCAGTAACGCCTTGCCCTGCTCGTCCAAATTCGCGCCAGCGCTGCTCAAGACTTCCTCCGAGTAGCGGGCGGTTTCAGCAGCGGGATCAATCCGCGTGATCGACAAGTTGGGTAAGCGTTCGTCGTTCATCGCCGCTTCGAGATGGGCAGCGGGGTCCGTGGTGGAAAGATGAACGTCATAGCCACGCTGGGCGATCGCGACCGCAACGGCGGCCGCGACGGTCGTTTTGCCAACGCCCCCTTTGCCCATCGCCAAGATGACACCGTGACCAGGTGCTACCAAATCATCAATCAAGCCCGACAGGGGTGCTAGTTCATCGTCCCCAGAGACGCTTTCGTCGGCGACATCGGTCGCCACAGCGCTATCGAGCGTGCCAAGTCGGCGAAGCGAATCGATCCCCAAAATTACACCGGGGCACAGAGGAACGGTGGTCTGCGGAAACGCGTTGAGCCCCGCCGGAATCTCGTCAATTGCCGCGGCGCCTCGCTGTTGCAGGGCGACGGCATAAGGATCCGTCGTGTCGACGGCTTGGAACACACCATTGATGACAAGATGTTGATTCCCAACGCCGAGTTCTGCCAGTTCTTCGCTAGTGCGTGCCGCTTCTCGCAGCGCACTGCTTTCCGTTCGAGCCACCAACACCAACGTGGTCGTGGCCGCGTCACAAAGTGCTCGCACCGATTGTTGATAAAGCTTTTGCTGCTCCTGTAGACCAGCAAGTGGTCCGAGACAACTGGTACCCGTCGTATTTTGTGACATGAAACCATCCCAAGCCGATGGCAGGGTTAGCAGTCGCAGCGTGTGCCCGGTCGGAGCGGTATCGAAGATCACATGGTCAAACTCGGCCGTAACCGCCGGGTCGCCTAACAACCGTGAAAACTCGTCGAATGCCGCAATCTCGAGCGTGCAAGATCCCGAGAATTGTTCCTCCATGCTCTTAATCGCCGCATCAGGCAGCAGCCCTCGATACGGCCCCACCATCCGCTCGCGATACTCAGCTGCCGATTTCTCTGGATCCAAGTTCATCGCCGAGAGCGTAGGAATCGCAGAAATCGGCGTCGGGTGGTTTTCCAGCGAAACATCAAACACCTCATCCAGATTGGATGCCGGATCGGTCGAAACCAGCAAGACTTTTTTTCCTGAGTCGGCCAGCTTCACTGCGGTCGCACAAGCCACCGATGTTTTGCCAACGCCGCCTTTGCCGGTGAAGAACAAGTTGCGGGATGG
This genomic stretch from Novipirellula caenicola harbors:
- the arsA gene encoding arsenical pump-driving ATPase, with amino-acid sequence MKFLDHPSRNLFFTGKGGVGKTSVACATAVKLADSGKKVLLVSTDPASNLDEVFDVSLENHPTPISAIPTLSAMNLDPEKSAAEYRERMVGPYRGLLPDAAIKSMEEQFSGSCTLEIAAFDEFSRLLGDPAVTAEFDHVIFDTAPTGHTLRLLTLPSAWDGFMSQNTTGTSCLGPLAGLQEQQKLYQQSVRALCDAATTTLVLVARTESSALREAARTSEELAELGVGNQHLVINGVFQAVDTTDPYAVALQQRGAAAIDEIPAGLNAFPQTTVPLCPGVILGIDSLRRLGTLDSAVATDVADESVSGDDELAPLSGLIDDLVAPGHGVILAMGKGGVGKTTVAAAVAVAIAQRGYDVHLSTTDPAAHLEAAMNDERLPNLSITRIDPAAETARYSEEVLSSAGANLDEQGKALLQEDLRSPCTEEIAVFRAFADAVAAGTNKFVVLDTAPTGHTVLLLVSALAYHREVTRQSSEMPEAVENLLPRLRDPDFTRVLIVTLAEATPVHEAAALQRDLRRAEIEPYAWVVNQVLSSLPLTDPLMKQRQKHEQQYLREVSQQQASRVAIIPWQLQPPTGIQGLSRLTHCDLSTSPS